The following proteins are co-located in the Halictus rubicundus isolate RS-2024b chromosome 1, iyHalRubi1_principal, whole genome shotgun sequence genome:
- the L(1)g0196 gene encoding inositol hexakisphosphate and diphosphoinositol-pentakisphosphate kinase isoform X12 — MNRESRLHENYTENTLDRPGFLSCLKAYWAELSDGCSNDDGCMGGSDLEGEGKQVLVGVCAMAKKSQSKPMKEILTRLEEFEYIKIVVFPEEVILKESVEDWPIVDCLISFHSKGFPLDKAISYANLRNPFIINNLPMQYDIQDRRRVYAILSSEGIEIPRYAVLDRDSSDPKHHELVESEDHVEVNGVTFNKPFVEKPVSAEDHNIYIYYPTSAGGGSQRLFRKIGSRSSVYSPESRVRKTGSYIYEDFMPTDGTDVKVYTVGPDYAHAEARKSPALDGKVERDSEGKEIRYPVILSNAEKLISRKVCLAFKQTVCGFDLLRANGQSFVCDVNGFSFVKNSNKYYDDCAKILGNMILRELAPTLHIPWSVPFQLDDPPIVPTTFGKMMELRCVVAVIRHGDRTPKQKMKVEVRHPKFFEIFAKYDGYKHGHIKLKRPKQLQEILDTARSLLAEIQHRAAGPELEEKQGKLEQLKSVLEMYGHFSGINRKVQMKYQPRGRPRGSSSDDGTKNRLGEPSLVLILKWGGELTPAGRIQAEELGRIFRCMYPGGQGRHLSEEDSKMLPNHGDYAGAQGLGLLRLHSTFRHDLKIYASDEGRVQMTAAAFAKGLLALEGELTPILVQMVKSANTNGLLDNDCDSSKYQNMVKTKLHELLQQDREFTREDREQINPGNALSINAAMDFVKNPVRCCQHVHILIQKLMDIVRIKKDDSKTKDAILYHGETWELMGRRWGKIEKDFCTKNKRFDISKIPDIYDCIKYDLQHNNHTLQFEHAEELYIYSKYLADIVIPQEYGLTVQEKLTIGQGICTPLLKKIRADLQRNIEESGEETVNRLNPRYSHGVSSPGRHVRTRLYFTSESHVHSLLTVLRYGGLLDIVKDEQWRRAMEYVSMVSELNYMSQIVVMLYEDPTKDPSSEERFHVELHFSPGVNCCVQKNLPPGPGFRPHSRNESSHNIGESGGGSTQDTISQCSARIEEEDVELAISDDDFMNPPMQSDTPPLVMETDAMDSIMDSPTTSRAVDMMDLEPNIMDEPFDSGFLQSSAPIPISARTVAGHEAARLGSQLAASQRQRRDAERGGIVEPRARSYDHQRQDKPEKAADKLQYQSLDAVNKEEKGQHGMTKRRIETSSQALLHVPTGKVVLPHSFSSPELPVPSIETSTSTPLVTLHNTPLVSPNSRASDIPDITDITDIVVPVPTVRLSTCLDTDSEEADPRLRFQSKKYGRSHTDTIVPYIARESSSSSSSTVRSTTIRPDSRSNPWTPKSSRLLSHRDRVPGTARDQAQLGKRSRSLSPYLPRCLCYNCNVSELIMRSRDLPPMERSNFDTYFARSLSHKFFNCSCYLNLYQEESNRSSCSVSSNDSSGYERAKDSPQSVSFDPEVVSSSNVSRQGQCLPTSLGCSLLASGERMSGERYPVSKGRRKWRFDKEAVRRTCGGGSAFESVRRPTGTMSCPNLHNFLLGDSVCSTENFSAGCSLVRRCWSCTNVTLQWHGRLVDDVPDRVSMLYHSSSVHGNDAHGDHDIPSRESNHRSKCPRAPFSRLQPQRSFSSPDTRPSIIQPDPTCTARRHRHSISGQMSYFKLLGYNINKKLTGSANSLFSTAVISGSSSAPNLKDMVPPHASAVAAIEGFGGVPPIRPLETLHNALSLRQLDSFLEMMTTAPLFRTPASSPPKYPSPGGSTHESVNPNLSVGGISCEYHSSALEAVRYRKKKLNKPPLYISPTPIQYKSSNDGEPCDVRNQLSPTSPNSTGWSSEPQSFISSEPSSPAPTSTGECSMSISLISNEGAQSFSTGPKCPTTPCLDVDFNDFCMNIDQEHRESRGSVSYTDYYSNEDGQIRKCTFGTNFGSNLQKIICTDDLPLDNMDDDEDRTITLKQTEEQRKQDVKRIFEQQEKSRTKSSTSCKKIGRFLVESMDIADEDVRIKEADVSDKAKVSTQQKAESSNAERAQRSRDTSTEKIHSFNSHKRKNFSRSQSVSTPKVSVPKPQTNLSYKCASKLSSLSNMSDKDLEDWKQILVDAKPPSSPLTSEEEPILTVAASLTNSSSVTIGFNVHENKENKEKKEQKE; from the exons ATGAATAGAGAATCAAGACTGCATGAGAATTACACAGAAAACACTCTAGACAGACCTGGTTTTTTATCCTGTTTGAAAGCATATTGG gCCGAACTGTCGGACGGGTGCAGCAATGATGATGGATGCATGGGTGGCAGTGATTTGGAAGGAGAAGGGAAGCAAGTGTTGGTTGGAGTCTGTGCGATGGCGAAGAAGTCGCAGAGTAAACcgatgaaagaaattttgacgagattagaagaatttgagtaCATTAAAATAGTGGTATTCCCTGAAGAAGTGATCTTGAAG GAATCCGTAGAAGATTGGCCAATCGTTGACTGCTTAATAAGTTTCCACAGTAAAGGTTTTCCTCTCGACAAAGCTATAAGTTATGCTAATCTTAGAAATCCCTTCATTATCAATAATCTGCCAATGCAGTATGATATTCAA GATCGCAGGAGAGTTTATGCTATTCTAAGCAGCGAAGGTATCGAGATTCCAAGATATGCTGTTCTAGATAGAGATTCGTCCGATCCAAAAC atCACGAGTTGGTGGAGTCGGAAGATCATGTGGAGGTTAACGGTGTTACATTCAACAAACCATTTGTGGAAAAGCCAGTGTCTGCCGAAGATCATAACATCTACATTTATTATCCTACATCTGCGGGTGGAGGTAGCCAGAGATTATTCAGGAAG ATTGGAAGTCGCAGTAGTGTATATTCGCCAGAATCTCGAGTACGTAAAACGGGTTCTTACATTTATGAAGATTTTATGCCCACCGATGGGACAGATGTTAAAGTTTACACAGTGGGGCCCGACTATGCTCACGCCGAGGCTCGGAAAAGTCCTGCGTTAGATGGAAAAGTGGAAAGAGACTCAGAAGGGAAAGAAATTCGGTATCCTGTCATACTAAGCAACGCCGAGAAGCTAATAAGTAGAAAAGTATGTTTAGCTTTCAAGCAAACGGTTTGCGGTTTTGATTTGCTTAG AGCAAACGGTCAATCGTTCGTCTGCGACGTGAATGGCTTCAGTTTTGTCAAAAATTCGAATAAGTACTACGACGATTGCGCAAAGATTTTGGGAAACATGATTCTCAGGGAATTAGCACCTACTTTGCATATTCCATGGAGCGTTCCGTTTCAATTGGACGACCCGCCAATCGTACCCACGACATTTGGAAAGAT GATGGAATTACGTTGTGTTGTCGCTGTCATAAGACACGGTGATAGAACCCCAAAGCAAAAAATGAAGGTGGAAGTTCGTCATCCGAA ATTcttcgagatatttgcaaaatacGACGGTTACAAGCATGGTCACATTAAATTGAAGCGACCCAAGCAGCTGCAAGAGATATTGGACACTGCTCGGAGTCTACTGGCCGAGATACAGCACAGGGCTGCAGGTCCGGAATTGGAAGAAAAGCAAGGAAAACTCGAACAATTGAAAAGCGTTTTAGAAAT GTATGGTCACTTCTCAGGAATAAATCGTAAAGTACAAATGAAGTATCAGCCAAGAGGACGACCGAGAGGAAGTTCCTCGGATGATGGTACAAAAA ATCGGCTGGGAGAACCGTCACTTGTACTTATCTTGAAATGGGGCGGAGAATTAACACCCGCTGGTCGCATTCAAGCGGAGGAATTAGGAAGAATATTTCGTTGCATGTACCCCGGTGGTCAAGGTAGACACCTTAGTG aGGAAGACTCAAAGATGTTACCAAACCACG GTGATTATGCCGGTGCTCAAGGTTTGGGTCTGTTGCGACTTCATTCAACCTTTCGTCACGATTTGAAGATCTATGCGAGCGACGAGGGAAGAGTACAGATGACTGCAGCGGCGTTCGCGAAAGGTTTGCTCGCCCTGGAGGGCGAATTGACTCCGATATTGGTGCAAATGGTCAAGAGCGCAAACACCAATGGTCTTTTGGACAACGATTGCGACAGTAGCAAATACCAGAACAT GGTCAAGACGAAACTTCACGAGCTGTTGCAACAAGACCGAGAGTTTACTCGTGAGGACAGAGAACAAATAAACCCTGGGAACGCGTTGAGTATCAATGCAGCCATggattttgttaaaaatccGGTTCGCTGTTGTCAGCATGTACATATCTTGATTCAGAAGCTAATGGACATTGTGAGGATTAAGAAAGATGATTCGAAAACGAAAG ATGCAATTCTTTATCACGGCGAGACATGGGAGTTAATGGGTCGCCGCTGGGGAAAGATCGAAAAGGATTTTTGTACTAAGAACAAGAGATTCGATATATCAAAAATACCTGATATTTACGACTGCATCAAGTATGATTTGCAACACAATAACCATACGTTGCAATTCGAGCACGCGGAAGAACTGTACATTTACTCGAAATATTTGGCAGATATAGTTATACCACAG GAATACGGATTAACGGTACAAGAGAAATTAACTATAGGACAAGGTATTTGTACTCCCCTTTTGAAGAAGATCAGAGCCGATTTGCAAAGAAATATCGAAGAATCTGGAGAAGAAACAGTGAATCGACTTAATCCAAG ATATTCTCACGGTGTTTCGAGTCCTGGCCGACACGTGCGCACAAGATTGTATTTCACCAGCGAGAGTCACGTGCACTCCTTGTTAACGGTGTTACGTTACGGCGGCTTGCTCGAT ATAGTAAAAGACGAGCAATGGCGACGAGCTATGGAGTACGTTAGCATGGTGTCCGAATTAAACTACATGTCGCAAATTGTAGTCATGCTGTACGAAGATCCAACTAAGGATCCCAGCAGCGAAGAACGTTTCCATGTTGAGTTGCATTTCAGTCCTGGCGTGAACTGTTGCGTACAAAAAAATTTACCGCCAGGGCCAGGGTTCAGACCTCATTCGCGAAACGAGAGTAGCCACAATATC GGTGAAAGCGGCGGCGGATCCACGCAAGACACTATTTCTCAGTGCAGTGCACGGATAGAAGAAGAAGACGTCGAATTGGCAATTTCGGATGACGATTTTATGAATCCACCGATGCAATCT GACACGCCCCCGCTGGTGATGGAAACCGATGCAATGGACTCGATAATGGATAGTCCAACAACGAGCAGAGCCGTCGATATGATGGACCTGGAACCCAACATAATGGATGAACCATTTGACAGTGGATTCTTGCAGAGCTCCGCGCCAATTCCGATAAG TGCTAGAACAGTGGCGGGTCATGAAGCAGCTAGACTCGGTAGCCAGTTGGCTGCTAGTCAGCgtcaacgacgcgacgcggaaaGAGGCGGAATCGTGGAGCCACGTGCACGCAGTTACGATCATCAAAGACAAGACAAGCCTGAGAAAG CTGCGGACAAGCTGCAGTATCAGAGCTTGGACGCGGTCAACAAGGAAG AGAAGGGGCAGCATGGGATGACAAAGCGCCGGATAGAGACGTCTAGCCAGGCTTTGCTGCACGTGCCTACGGGGAAGGTGGTTTTGCCGCACTCCTTCAGCTCACCGGAGTTACCTGTTCCTTCAATCGAAACCTCCACTTCAACACCTTTGGTGACTTTACACAATACCCCTCTAGTTTCGCCGAACAGCAGAGCCTCGGATATCCCGGATATCACGGATATCACGGATATCGTGGTCCCGGTCCCCACGGTTCGTCTCTCGACATGCCTCGATACCGATTCCGAAGAGGCTGACCCTCGTCTACGCTTTCAAAGTAAGAAATACGGACGTTCCCATACAGATACGATTGTCCCCTATATCGCGCGcgaatcgtcgtcgtcgtcatcgtcgacAGTTAGATCGACCACGATCAGGCCTGATTCACGGAGCAATCCGTGGACACCAAAGTCCTCCCGTTTGTTATCCCATCGCGACAGAGTCCCAGGGACAGCGCGAGACCAGGCCCAGCTTGGTAAACGGTCTCGTTCGTTGTCTCCCTATTTGCCCAGGTGTCTCTGTTATAATTGTAACGTGTCAGAACTAATTATGCGAAGCAGGGACCTGCCGCCCATGGAACGATCCAACTTCGACACCTACTTTGCTCGTTCGTTGTCTCACAAGTTCTTTAATTGTTCTTGTTATCTGAACCTCTATCAGGAAGAGTCGAATCGCTCATCTTGCAGCGTCTCCTCCAACGACAGCTCTGGATACGAGAGAGCGAAAGATAGTCCGCAGTCGGTTAGCTTCGATCCAGAGGTTGTTAGCTCGTCCAACGTGTCTCGACAAGGACAATGTCTGCCGACGTCTCTCGGTTGTTCCTTGTTAGCATCCGGCGAACGTATGTCGGGCGAACGGTATCCGGTGTCCAAGGGAAGACGGAAGTGGAGGTTCGACAAGGAAGCCGTTCGAAGGACGTGCGGTGGTGGTTCTGCTTTCGAGAGTGTTCGTCGACCAACTGGAACGATGTCGTGTCCGAATTTGCATAACTTTTTGCTCGGTGATTCGGTTTGTTCGACGGAGAACTTCTCAGCCGGTTGTTCGTTGGTACGCAGATGTTGGTCTTGCACAAATGTGACCCTCCAGTGGCACGGTAGACTGGTAGATGATGTACCCGATCGTGTTAGTATGCTTTACCATTCGTCCTCTGTGCACGGTAATGATGCTCACGGCGATCATGACATCCCCTCGCGCGAGTCTAACCATAGGTCCAAGTGTCCACGTGCACCGTTCTCCCGACTCCAGCCTCAGAGATCCTTCTCATCTCCAGACACACGACCTTCGATCATTCAACCTGACCCTACCTGCACAGCAAGGCGCCACCGTCACAGTATCTCCGGACAGATGAGTTATTTCAAGCTGTTGGGCTACAACATCAACAAGAAGCTGACCGGGTCAGCCAACAGTCTGTTCAGCACCGCGGTTATCAGTGGATCCTCCAGTGCTCCTAACTTGAAGGACATGGTTCCTCCTCACGCGTCCGCTGTTGCTG CGATAGAAGGCTTCGGTGGTGTGCCACCTATCAGGCCACTGGAGACGCTCCACAATGCCTTGTCTCTTCGCCAGTTGGACTCCTTTTTGGAAATGATGACTACAGCTCCCCTGTTTCGTACACCTGCCTCGTCGCCTCCAAAGTATCCGTCGCCGGGTGGATCCACTCATGAATCCGTTAATCCTAATCTCAGTGTCGGCGGGATCAGTTGCGAGTACCACTCTTCCGCTTTGGAAGCTGTCAGGTACcgtaagaaaaaattaaataaaccaCCTTT ATACATTTCCCCGACTCCTATACAATATAAGTCTTCGAACGATGGGGAACCGTGCGATGTAAGGAACCAACTGTCGCCAACCAGTCCCAACA GTACTGGTTGGAGTAGCGAGCCACAATCGTTTATATCATCCGAACCATCGTCTCCTGCTCCAACTTCCACAGGAGAGTGCAGTATGTCTATAAGCTTAATCAGCAACGAAGG GGCGCAATCTTTCAGCACGGGCCCCAAGTGTCCGACGACTCCTTGTCTGGACGTTGACTTCAACGACTTCTGCATGAACATCGATCAAGAGCATAGAGAAAGTCGTGGCAGCGTGTCGTACACGGACTATTACAGCAACGAGGACGGACAGATTCGAAAGTGCACTTTTGGAACGAATTTTGGTAGCAATCTACAGAAAATCATTTGCACCGATGATCTTCCTCTCGACAATATGGACGACGACGAGGACCGTACGATAACGTTGAAGCAAACCGAAGAGCAAAGGAAGCAGGACGTCAAGCGGATATTCGAGCAACAGGAAAAATCGAGAACAAAATCTAGCACCAGCTGCAAAAAGATTGGAAG GTTTCTCGTCGAGAGCATGGACATAGCGGACGAGGATGTTAGGATCAAAGAGGCGGACGTCTCCGATAAAGCGAAAGTATCTACCCAGCAAAAAGCTGAATCCTCGAACGCGGAGAGAGCTCAGAGAAGCAGAGACACCAGCACGGAAAAGATTCATTCGTTCAACAGTCACAAGAGGAAGAATTTTTCCCGGTCGCAGAGCGTTTCCACTCCGAAAGTATCCGTTCCAAAGCCTCAGACCAATCTGAGTTACAAATGCGCGTCGAAATTGAGCTCGTTGTCGAACATGTCGGACAAGGATTTGGAAGATTGGAAGCAGATCTTGGTCGACGCGAAGCCACCTTCCTCGCCTTTAACTAGCGAGGAAGAGCCAATACTAACCGTGGCAGCCAGTTTGACGAACAGCTCCAGCGTAACCATAGGTTTCAACGTCCACGAGAACAAGGAAAACAAAGAGAAGAAAGAGCAGAAAGAGTAA